A portion of the Ricinus communis isolate WT05 ecotype wild-type chromosome 10, ASM1957865v1, whole genome shotgun sequence genome contains these proteins:
- the LOC8269252 gene encoding 3-deoxy-manno-octulosonate cytidylyltransferase, mitochondrial, whose protein sequence is MSICSSNSSSSSSGSKSWIVHSIVAGAAIAVGIGARAYLSRSRKFRSRVIGIIPARFASSRFQGKPLVQILGKPMIQRTWERAKLATTLDHIIVATDDEKIAECCRGFGADVIMTSESCRNGTERCNEAIGKLEKKYDVVVNIQGDEPLIEPEIIDGIVKALQEAPDAVFSTAVTSLKPEDAFDPNRVKCVVDNQGYAIYFSRGLIPYNKSGKINPQFPYLLHLGIQSYDAKFLKIYPELQPTPLQLEEDLEQLKVLENGYKMKVIKVDHEAHGVDAPEDVEKIERLMREHNVL, encoded by the exons ATGTCAATCTGCTCATCTAATTCCTCATCCTCGTCATCTGGGTCCAAGTCATGGATTGTGCATAGTATTGTGGCTGGAGCTGCTATTGCTGTAGGTATTGGTGCTAGAGCTTATTTGTCTCGATCTAGAAAGTTTCGAAGCCGGGTTATAGGAATCATACCTGCTCGATTCGCTTCCTCTCGCTTTCAAGGCAAACCTCTTGTCCAAATTTTGGGGAAACCCATGATCCAG AGAACTTGGGAAAGGGCCAAACTGGCAACTACTTTGGATCACATAA TTGTGGCAACGGATGATGAAAAGATTGCAGAATGTTGTCGTGGATTTGGGGCAGATGTCATAATGACTTCAGAATCTTGTAGAAATG GTACAGAGCGGTGCAATGAAGCAATTGGAAAACtggaaaagaaatatgatgTGGTTGTCAATATTCAGGGGGATGAGCCTCTCATTGAACCTGAGATAATAGATGGAATTGTTAAAGCGCTGCAG GAAGCCCCAGATGCAGTCTTTAGCACTGCTGTGACATCTTTAAAGCCTGAAGATGCATTTGATCCCAACCGAGTGAAATGTGTGGTGGATAATCAAGGTTATGCAATCTATTTTTCAAGGGGACTCATTCCTTATAACAA ATCAGGGAAAATCAATCCACAATTTCCATATTTGCTTCATCTTGGAATTCAG AGCTATGATGCAAAGTTTCTAAAGATATATCCAGAGCTTCAGCCTACACCATTGCAACTAGAAGAAGATCTAGAACAGCTTAAAGTCCTTGAGAATGGGTATAAAATGAAG GTAATAAAGGTAGACCATGAAGCACATGGCGTTGACGCTCCGGAGGATGTTGAAAAGATTGAAAGATTGATGCGGGAACACAATGTTTTATAG